From a region of the Impatiens glandulifera chromosome 4, dImpGla2.1, whole genome shotgun sequence genome:
- the LOC124934222 gene encoding phosphoglucomutase, cytoplasmic: protein MVLFKVSTVKTTPFDGQKPGTSGLRKKVKIFKEPHYLHNFVQATFNALSPEKVRGATLVVSGDGRYFSKEAIQIIIKMSAGNGVRRVWVGQNGLLSTPAVSAVIRERIGHDGSKASGAFILTASHNPGGPNEDFGIKYNMENGGPAPESVTDEIFENTKTIQQYLIAEDLLDVDISTIGITSFSGPDGQFDVDVFDSATDYLKLMKSIFDFQSIRKLLTSPKFTFCYDALHGVGGAYAGIFVEELGAKESSLLNCVPKEDFGGGHPDPNLTYAKELVATMGLGKSSLPGEPPEFGAASDGDADRNMILGKRFFVTPSDSVAIIAANAVQAIPYFSGGLKGVARSMPTSAALDVVANHLNLKFFEVPTGWKFFGNLMDAGLCSVCGEESFGTGSDHIREKDGIWAVLAWLSIIAYKNKDNLNGEKLVTVEDIVRDHWTKFGRHYYTRYDYENVDAGAAKELMAHLVKLQSSLEEVNNIVKGIRSDVSKVVDADEFEYKDPVDGSISKHQGIRYLFEDGSRLVFRLSGTGSEGATIRLYIEQYEKDASKTGRESQEALAPLVEVALKLSKMQEFTGRDVPTVIT, encoded by the exons ATGGTTTTGTTCAAGGTTTCAACCGTGAAAACCACGCCATTCGATGGCCAGAAACCAGGGACTTCTGGATTGAGGAAGAAG GTGAAAATATTCAAGGAACCTCATTACTTGCACAATTTTGTTCAGGCAACATTCAATGCTCTATCACCAGAAAAAGTCAGAG GTGCCACACTAGTTGTTTCAGGTGATGGCCGCTATTTTTCTAAGGAAGCTATTCAG ATCATTATCAAGATGTCTGCTGGAAATGGAGTAAGAAGAGTCTGGGTTGGCCAAAATGGATTGCTTTCTACTCCTGCTGTTTCGGCTGTTATACGTGAAAGAATTGGACACGAT GGATCCAAGGCATCAGGGGCATTCATATTGACTGCAAGTCATAATCCAGGTGGTCCAAATGAG gattttggaatTAAATATAACATGGAAAATGGTGGACCAGCACCAGAATCTGTTACAGATGAGATCTTTGAGAACACAAAAACAATACAGCAGTATCTCATTGCAGAAGACTTGCTAGAT GTTGATATATCAACAATTGGCATTACGAGCTTTTCTGGACCTGATGGGCAATTTGATGTTGATGTTTTCGATTCAGCAACTGATTACTTGAAACTGATGAA GTCTATATTTGACTTCCAGTCTATTCGAAAGCTGCTCACTTCTCCAAAATTTACATTCTG TTATGATGCTCTTCATGGAGTTGGTGGAGCTTATGCTGGAATTTTCGTAGAGGAACTTGGTGCAAAAGAAAGCTCATTATTGAATTGTGTACCcaag GAGGACTTTGGAGGAGGCCATCCAGATCCTAATTTGACTTATGCTAAGGAATTAGTGGCAACCATGGGTTTGGGCAAATCTAGCTTACCAGGCGAACCACCAGAATTCGGTGCTGCTTCTGATGGTGATGCTGACCGTAACATGATACTTGGTAAAAG GTTTTTCGTTACACCATCAGATTCTGTTGCTATTATTGCTGCAAATGCTGTCCAAGCCATACCATACTTCTCTGGAGGTCTAAAGGGAGTTGCCAG GAGCATGCCTACATCTGCTGCCCTTGATGTTGTTGCtaatcatttgaatttgaaattctTTGAG GTTCCTACTGGCTGGAAATTCTTTGGCAACTTAATGGATGCTGGATTATGTTCAGTTTGTGGTGAAGAGAGTTTTGGAACTG GCTCAGATCATATTCGTGAGAAAGATGGAATCTGGGCTGTATTGGCTTGGTTATCCATTATTGCTTACAAGAATAAGGATAACCTAAACGGAGAGAAGCTTGTGACAGTTGAAGATATTGTTCGTGATCATTGGACTAAGTTTGGTCGCCACTACTATACTCGTTACGATTACGAG AATGTTGATGCAGGTGCTGCAAAGGAACTCATGGCACATTTGGTGAAGCTACAATCCTCCCTCGAGGAAGTTAACAA TATTGTGAAGGGAATTCGTTCAGACGTGTCAAAAGTTGTGGATGCGGATGAATTTGAATACAAAGATCCTGTCGATGGTTCCATCTCGAAGCATCAGGGAATCAGATATCTCTTTGAAGATGGATCTCGTTTG gTATTTCGTTTGTCGGGTACCGGATCAGAGGGTGCGACAATTCGTCTATATATTGAGCAATACGAGAAGGATGCTTCGAAAACTGGTAGAGAATCGCAAGAAGCACTTGCTCCTTTG GTGGAAGTTGCTTTGAAGCTTTCTAAGATGCAGGAGTTTACTGGTCGGGATGTTCCAACTGTCATCACTTAA
- the LOC124936646 gene encoding basic salivary proline-rich protein 3-like — MEVPNPDPIPSETTVIQSPRPRGRPPKQQNTSLPPPETVTETETVIPSGKPRGRPKKQRDLDDLQPPPEKKPKITPVTAAASGSGRRRGRPTKAAMTQAANASKALVVWNPGTTSSSQDPLTKNVRAPPKLRLPIPVQAKQSGRSRGRPPKIRDPNATPATFIIRPRGRPPKAIDLNAPPSTSSNRPRGRPPKARRPRGRPAKATSINTNTAPSTSFGRSPGRPPKVSASGRPRGRPAKVKDPSAVTEPAPAPASSGRPRGRPKKEKKDEEAAPPATPSSRPRGRPPKAVKEVANENENLNL; from the exons ATGGAGGTGCCAAATCCCGATCCTATTCCATCTGAAACAACGGTTATTCAATCTCCTAGACCTCGCGGTAGGCCGCCGAAGCAGCAGAATACCTCACTTCCGCCGCCGGAAACTGTAACGGAAACGGAAACGGTTATTCCGTCTGGTAAACCTCGCGGTAGGCCGAAGAAACAGAGAGATCTAGACGATCTACAGCCTCCACCGGAGAAGAAACCGAAGATAACTCCGGTGACTGCGGCGGCGAGTGGCTCAGGGAGAAGAAGAGGAAGGCCGACGAAGGCGGCGATGACTCAAGCAGCAAATGCTTCCAAA GCTCTGGTGGTTTGGAATCCAGGAACAACATCTTCTTCGCAAGATCCATTGACTAAAAATGTACGAGCTCCACCAAAGCTACGTTTACCAATTCCAGTTCAAGCTAAACAATCCGGCCGTTCACGTGGAAGGCCACCAAAGATAAGAGATCCAAATGCAACTCCTGCAACATTCATCATTCGTCCTCGAGGTAGACCTCCAAAAGCTATAGATCTAAACGCACCTCCATCTACATCATCAAACCGTCCCCGTGGAAGACCACCAAAGGCTAGACGTCCACGTGGAAGGCCGGCGAAAGCGACAAGTATAAACACAAACACAGCTCCATCTACTTCCTTCGGCCGTTCTCCCGGTAGACCTCCAAAGGTTTCGGCTTCTGGTCGTCCCCGTGGAAGGCCAGCGAAAGTTAAAGATCCATCAGCTGTTACTGAACCTGCGCCGGCGCCGGCGAGCTCTGGACGTCCACGTGGAAGGCctaagaaggagaagaaggatGAAGAAGCGGCACCACCGGCAACGCCGTCAAGTCGGCCACGGGGAAGGCCTCCAAAGGCGGTGAAAGAAGTTGCAAATGAGAATGAGAATTTGAATTTGTAG
- the LOC124933905 gene encoding pectinesterase-like: MDINSLLTLYVIISISIVSQTFVHGSISLCDQAPYPDLCHDLILPNTSTTLTASLDQTQFSFRDVALRATLERAENAHNLVSFMNVSSFDERAMSAWSDCLELYEDTVDQLNRCINSNTDSASAQTWLSAAIANQQTCVNGFDDFQLSSHFQSFFPPMVTDVSKLLSNSLFINKAVATQTESGPLESTRSRRLLSSRGFPGWVSTYDRRLLQSSTSRADVVVAQDGSGNYKTITEAVAAAAKRSGTSRYVIHVKAGTYKENIEIKKSMKNLMFIGDGKDVTIVTGSKNVQDGSTTFKSATFAVSGPGFIARDMTFENTAGPQKHQAVALRSGSDLSIFYSCSFKGYQDTLYVYSQRQFYRNCDIYGTVDFIFGDATAVIQNSNIYARKPMSGQKNTITAQGRSDPNENTGIVIHNSIIAAAENLGSVKTYLGRPWKQYSRTVVMKSTLGGLIDPAGWLEWSGNFALNTLYYGEYLNSGTGASTSGRVKWGGYHVITSSAEAGKFTVGNFLAGGSWISSTGVPFSSGL; this comes from the exons ATGGATATTAATTCATTACTAACTCTTTATGTTATAATATCCATCTCAATTGTTTCACAAACATTTGTTCATGGCTCCATCTCATTGTGTGATCAAGCTCCTTACCCTGACCTATGTCATGATCTCATTCTTCCCAATACATCAACAACCCTAACAGCCTCCCTAGACCAAACACAATTCTCCTTTCGCGACGTCGCCCTCCGTGCAACCCTAGAACGAGCCGAGAACGCCCATAACCTAGTCTCGTTTATGAACGTGAGTTCATTCGACGAACGAGCCATGTCGGCTTGGTCAGACTGTTTGGAGTTGTATGAAGACACTGTCGATCAACTCAATCGTTGTATCAACTCGAACACCGACTCGGCTAGCGCTCAGACATGGCTGAGCGCCGCCATCGCAAACCAACAAACGTGTGTGAACGGATTCGACGATTTCCAACTATCGTCGCACTTCCAATCTTTTTTTCCTCCCATGGTAACCGACGTCTCCAAGTTGCTTAGCAACTCGTTGTTCATCAATAAGGCGGTCGCGACTCAAACTGAGTCGGGACCTCTCGAGTCGACTCGGAGTCGACGGTTGTTATCTAGCCGTGGATTCCCGGGATGGGTTTCGACTTACGATAGGCGGCTACTTCAATCGTCGACTTCGAGGGCGGATGTCGTGGTGGCACAAGATGGGTCCGGCAATTATAAGACGATTACGGAGGCGGTGGCGGCGGCGGCTAAGAGGTCGGGGACTAGTAGGTATGTGATTCATGTGAAAGCGGGAACTTATAAGGAGAATATTGagataaaaaaatcaatgaagaaTTTGATGTTTATTGGAGATGGGAAAGATGTCACAATCGTTACCGGTAGTAAAAACGTTCAAGATGGATCCACAACTTTCAAATCCGCTACTTTTG CGGTTTCGGGGCCAGGATTCATCGCTCGAGACATGACATTTGAGAACACAGCCGGTCCACAAAAACATCAAGCCGTCGCTCTTCGAAGCGGTTCGGATTTATCAATTTTCTATAGTTGTAGCTTCAAGGGTTACCAAGACACCTTATATGTTTACTCCCAACGTCAATTCTATCGTAATTGTGATATTTACGGAACGGTTGACTTCATATTTGGCGATGCCACCGCGGTTATTCAAAACTCCAATATATACGCGAGAAAGCCCATGAGTGGACAAAAGAACACAATTACGGCCCAAGGAAGGTCCGATCCTAATGAGAACACGGGGATTGTGATCCATAACTCAATAATCGCCGCAGCAGAAAACTTGGGCTCCGTCAAGACCTACTTGGGCCGTCCGTGGAAACAATATTCACGGACGGTTGTTATGAAGTCGACACTTGGCGGGCTTATTGATCCTGCGGGTTGGCTTGAGTGGAGTGGAAATTTTGCGCTTAACACTTTGTATTATGGAGAGTATTTGAATAGTGGAACCGGGGCTAGTACGAGTGGTAGGGTTAAATGGGGTGGTTATCATGTTATCACGAGTAGTGCGGAGGCGGGAAAGTTTACGGTTGGGAATTTCTTGGCCGGTGGTTCGTGGATTTCGTCGACCGGAGTTCCCTTTAGTTCGGGTTTGTGA